A stretch of Longimicrobium terrae DNA encodes these proteins:
- a CDS encoding phage tail protein, translated as MSDQFLAEVRIFPFTFAPTGWAFCNGQLLPISQNTALFALLGTTYGGDGKSTFALPNLQGSAPMQPGQGQGLSLRDLGEQSGVESITLLVSEIPVHVHTLNANNIDPADLNIPGPTRSLAVSQNAFAYQPSTANLGTMAPQVLPPAGGGLPHNNMQPYLTLNFCIAMQGIFPQRP; from the coding sequence ATGTCAGACCAGTTTCTCGCGGAAGTCCGCATCTTTCCGTTTACCTTCGCCCCGACGGGGTGGGCGTTCTGCAACGGCCAGCTGCTTCCGATTTCGCAGAATACCGCGCTGTTCGCGCTGCTCGGCACCACCTACGGCGGTGACGGCAAGAGCACGTTTGCGCTGCCGAACCTGCAGGGTTCCGCGCCCATGCAGCCCGGCCAGGGGCAGGGGCTTTCGCTGCGCGACCTGGGCGAGCAGTCCGGGGTGGAATCCATCACCCTGCTCGTGTCTGAAATCCCGGTACACGTGCACACGCTGAACGCCAACAACATCGATCCGGCGGACCTGAACATCCCCGGCCCGACGCGCTCGCTGGCGGTTTCGCAGAACGCGTTCGCGTATCAGCCGTCCACCGCGAACCTGGGGACCATGGCGCCCCAGGTGCTTCCCCCCGCGGGTGGCGGGCTGCCGCACAACAACATGCAGCCGTACCTGACGCTCAACTTCTGCATCGCCATGCAGGGCATCTTTCCGCAGCGGCCGTAA
- a CDS encoding phage tail protein: MSEPFLSEIKLVSFNFPPKGWALANGQLLPINQNQALFALLGTTYGGNGQTNFALPNLRGRVPIHVGNGHTLGETAGSTSVTVNIQQLPTHVHLLQASPISTGVSADPTSKVLAPVNNSYVTTPTALTPLNPQTVGNVGGSQAHNNMMPYLALNFIIALQGIFPSQN, from the coding sequence ATGTCAGAGCCATTCCTGAGCGAGATCAAGCTCGTCTCGTTCAACTTTCCACCCAAGGGCTGGGCGCTGGCCAACGGGCAGCTGCTGCCCATCAACCAGAACCAGGCGCTGTTTGCGCTCCTGGGCACCACGTACGGCGGCAACGGCCAGACCAACTTCGCCCTTCCCAACCTGCGCGGGCGCGTGCCCATCCACGTGGGCAACGGGCACACGCTGGGCGAAACGGCCGGCAGCACCAGCGTGACGGTGAACATCCAGCAGCTTCCCACGCACGTCCACCTGCTCCAGGCTTCGCCCATTTCCACGGGTGTTTCGGCCGATCCGACCAGCAAGGTCCTAGCTCCGGTAAACAACAGCTACGTTACCACGCCGACGGCCCTTACCCCGCTCAATCCGCAGACGGTGGGCAACGTGGGAGGCAGCCAGGCGCACAACAACATGATGCCCTACCTGGCGCTGAACTTCATCATCGCGCTGCAGGGCATCTTCCCCTCCCAGAACTGA
- a CDS encoding DinB family protein: MTKRMTVIPTEHDVILDELHRALHGEPWHGNSLLTTLRGVTAEHAAARPVADGHSVGELVLHLGVWTAEVARRLRDRVARDAAVDFPAFAGGEKAWTDAREALVSAHAALVEEVRRFPPADLHEICADPRQADAPTNSFAVMLHGTAQHYAYHCGQIALFKKMLG; this comes from the coding sequence ATGACGAAACGGATGACGGTGATTCCCACCGAGCACGACGTGATCCTGGACGAACTCCATCGCGCGCTGCATGGCGAGCCGTGGCACGGCAACTCGCTCCTGACCACGCTGCGGGGCGTGACGGCGGAGCACGCGGCGGCGCGCCCCGTCGCGGACGGGCACTCGGTGGGCGAGCTGGTGCTGCATCTGGGCGTGTGGACGGCGGAGGTGGCGCGCCGGCTGCGCGACCGCGTGGCGCGCGATGCAGCGGTGGACTTTCCCGCGTTCGCCGGCGGGGAGAAGGCCTGGACGGACGCGCGCGAGGCCCTCGTGTCCGCGCACGCCGCGCTGGTGGAGGAGGTTCGCCGGTTTCCCCCCGCGGACCTGCACGAGATCTGCGCCGATCCGCGCCAGGCGGACGCGCCCACCAACAGCTTCGCGGTGATGCTGCACGGAACCGCGCAGCACTACGCCTATCACTGCGGCCAGATCGCGCTGTTCAAGAAGATGCTGGGCTGA
- a CDS encoding GNAT family N-acetyltransferase yields MNPTITLRPVTDGDMPFLLALYATTREEELKQVDWTPEQKAAFVHQQFHAQHQFWRENYSDTSWDLIVRDGEPVGRLYVARWPGDIRIVDIALVPALRGGGLGTELIRALFSEGDASGRKVSIHVEIFNPARRLYERLGFVQAEVRGVYLRMERAPAAVAAG; encoded by the coding sequence ATGAATCCAACGATCACGCTGCGCCCCGTCACCGACGGCGACATGCCGTTTCTGCTCGCGCTGTACGCCACTACGCGCGAGGAGGAACTGAAGCAGGTGGACTGGACGCCGGAGCAGAAGGCGGCGTTCGTGCACCAGCAGTTCCACGCGCAGCACCAGTTCTGGCGGGAAAACTACAGCGACACCTCGTGGGATCTGATCGTGCGTGACGGCGAACCGGTGGGGCGGCTGTACGTGGCGCGCTGGCCGGGCGACATCCGCATCGTGGACATCGCGCTGGTGCCGGCCCTGCGCGGCGGCGGTCTGGGGACGGAACTGATCCGCGCGCTCTTTTCCGAGGGCGACGCCAGCGGCCGCAAGGTCAGCATCCACGTGGAGATATTCAATCCCGCGCGGCGGCTGTACGAGCGGCTGGGCTTTGTGCAGGCGGAGGTGCGGGGCGTGTACCTGCGCATGGAACGCGCGCCCGCGGCGGTCGCCGCCGGCTGA
- a CDS encoding histidine triad nucleotide-binding protein, with translation MTARTLFTRIIDGEIPGQFVHQDEHCIAIRDINPAAPVHLLIIPRKPIPSLAQLTAEDQALAGHLLLVVSRLAEQEGIAGQGYRVVINTGEDGGQTVPHLHIHLMGGRALTGHGTA, from the coding sequence ATGACCGCCAGGACGCTCTTTACGCGCATCATCGACGGGGAAATCCCCGGCCAGTTCGTTCACCAGGACGAGCACTGCATCGCCATCCGCGACATCAACCCCGCCGCGCCGGTGCACCTGCTCATCATCCCCCGCAAGCCGATCCCGTCGCTGGCGCAGCTCACCGCCGAAGACCAGGCGCTCGCCGGACACCTGCTGCTGGTGGTCTCCAGACTGGCGGAGCAGGAGGGGATCGCCGGGCAGGGCTACCGCGTGGTGATCAACACGGGCGAGGACGGCGGACAGACGGTGCCCCACCTGCACATCCATCTGATGGGCGGGCGCGCGCTCACCGGCCACGGCACCGCGTGA
- a CDS encoding DUF6916 family protein, with the protein MLETFSIDTFQPRVGEIFHFVVGDARLPTKLTEVHRWSDASANGRPRQPFSLIFHTVPDALVPQAMYRVEHEEMGGFELFLAPIGPDERGMRYEAVFT; encoded by the coding sequence ATGCTCGAAACGTTTTCCATCGACACCTTTCAGCCCCGCGTGGGCGAGATCTTTCACTTCGTGGTGGGCGACGCGCGGCTGCCCACCAAGCTTACGGAAGTGCACCGCTGGAGCGACGCATCGGCCAACGGCCGCCCGCGCCAGCCGTTTTCGCTGATCTTCCATACCGTTCCCGACGCGCTCGTCCCCCAGGCCATGTACAGGGTGGAGCACGAGGAGATGGGCGGGTTCGAGCTGTTCCTGGCCCCCATCGGCCCGGATGAGCGCGGGATGCGCTACGAGGCCGTCTTCACCTGA
- a CDS encoding phage tail protein, producing MAQPYVGEIRLFAGNFAPNGWMFCEGQTLPISENDVLFQLIGTTYGGDGQETFNLPNLASRVPIHMGTGPDGTTYQIGEMAGTEQETLTSQQIPLHTHTPLAAATAGNQSTPVGGMLAQPTGSVQLYYDGDPTGQMSNQAITPQGGSQPHENTQPFLCVNHIISLFGVFPSPT from the coding sequence ATGGCACAACCCTACGTGGGCGAAATCCGGTTGTTCGCCGGAAACTTCGCCCCCAACGGCTGGATGTTCTGCGAGGGGCAGACGCTGCCCATTTCCGAGAACGACGTCCTGTTTCAGCTGATCGGCACTACCTACGGCGGAGATGGGCAGGAAACCTTCAACCTCCCCAACCTGGCCAGCCGCGTTCCCATCCACATGGGCACCGGCCCGGACGGCACCACGTACCAGATCGGGGAGATGGCGGGAACGGAGCAGGAGACGCTCACCTCGCAGCAGATTCCCCTTCACACGCACACCCCGCTGGCGGCCGCGACCGCCGGCAACCAGAGCACGCCGGTGGGCGGCATGCTCGCGCAGCCCACGGGCAGCGTTCAGCTCTACTACGATGGCGATCCCACGGGGCAGATGAGCAACCAGGCCATCACCCCCCAGGGCGGAAGCCAGCCGCACGAGAACACGCAGCCCTTCCTCTGCGTCAACCACATCATCTCCCTGTTCGGGGTCTTCCCGAGCCCGACCTGA
- a CDS encoding beta strand repeat-containing protein encodes MIRAKCAASAVFLLALAACTGDATSPVAPDGDPSLAIVDAAHSAAAPGFYFLPPTVKGAAPSGTFDATLQPRVEICELAGSLCGATVASFSFGTGSSSVRVDAGAEHYITNWHTSKSLNPDKFYRIQVFVGAFRLGYADADVVSGGKDKHSVDETQFVAVKAGQTIPIKFRIETGIAAQVVVSPASATINTGATQQFTATVPDLHGAPLPAAAVVWTTSNAAVATVDGSGLATGTGVGTATITATSGASSGSAMLTVLNPNTPPVAAADTFQAIGNVTVPVAAPGVLANDTDAEGNSLSAVAGTYATTGGGTVTLAADGGFSYLSAAGFTGADTFAYTVTDGQATSTAVATVSSAYRVWYVDNSAGVAGDGRDASPFATLKAAESASAAGETVFVRGGNGGAAGYDEGFIMKAGQSLTGEGITSPIQVVLNGATVTLLAPAGTPNLARATAGTGIQLATNNTVQGVRVATSDGAGIAGDGFGTFTAAQVSVDATGGAALDLENGTAAAAFGSVSSTGSGANGLRLVNVGGTLSATGGLLTGAAGPAVLVAGGNGIVTYAGDVVSTVRTARVDGRTGGVLTLSGSLNDTGAGILVQDNAAGTIAFTGASKVISTGASTGVTLADNGSAAIQFAGGGLAITTTSGDGFRATDGGVVTVTGAGNAILTSAGTALRVVDATTGAAGLSFRSIAAADGVNGIVLQNTGGANTLQVTGTGSAGSGGTIQSMSGDAVRMENVSGVSLASVIIRDNLGSGIAGENVSGFALAESTVLNNGDSPAADEAGIRFHNLLGSSSITGSFIGGSVEDNLRVANSSGVLNRLTLSSATFAANAAATGGDGVSILGSGSAVVNVTVQNSQFTGARVNLLRVALSGSAQGDVVLGSNSFGNTHPAIVPGAGGVALETGGGAAALTYDISGNSFRDAVGSALSVQEGVGTGTVSGVIRGNTVGVAGFANSGSQQGSGISLTSVGAGSHTVAVTGNQVRQYNNQGVLLQIGDASAGGNGTLNATVTSNVIAEPGTAPTAKNGIHLNAGLITSDNPQVCVDLGGPGSLANAVTGSGSGGAAGTDLRLRQRFLTTVRLPGYAGGNADNAAVVAFEQARNGGTPTGLAQNAVATGGGGFVGGAGCPQP; translated from the coding sequence ATGATCCGTGCAAAGTGTGCCGCCTCCGCGGTATTCCTCCTGGCGCTCGCCGCCTGTACCGGCGACGCCACCTCTCCCGTGGCCCCCGACGGCGATCCGTCGCTGGCCATCGTCGACGCCGCGCACAGCGCCGCCGCGCCGGGCTTCTACTTTCTTCCCCCCACGGTGAAGGGCGCGGCGCCCTCCGGTACGTTCGACGCCACGCTGCAGCCTCGGGTAGAAATCTGCGAGCTGGCCGGAAGCCTGTGCGGCGCCACGGTCGCGAGCTTTTCGTTCGGCACCGGATCGTCGTCCGTGCGCGTGGACGCGGGCGCGGAGCACTACATCACCAACTGGCACACCTCCAAGTCGCTGAATCCCGACAAGTTCTACCGCATCCAGGTGTTCGTGGGCGCGTTCCGCCTCGGGTACGCGGACGCGGACGTGGTGTCGGGCGGCAAGGACAAGCACTCGGTGGATGAAACGCAGTTCGTGGCGGTGAAGGCGGGCCAGACGATCCCCATCAAGTTCCGCATCGAGACGGGGATCGCGGCGCAGGTGGTGGTGTCGCCCGCGTCGGCCACCATCAACACCGGCGCGACGCAGCAGTTCACCGCGACGGTGCCGGACCTGCACGGCGCTCCTCTCCCCGCCGCCGCAGTCGTGTGGACCACCTCCAACGCAGCCGTCGCCACGGTGGATGGCAGCGGACTGGCGACCGGAACCGGGGTTGGAACCGCCACGATTACCGCCACGTCGGGTGCCTCGTCCGGCTCCGCGATGCTGACGGTGCTGAACCCCAACACACCGCCCGTCGCGGCCGCGGACACCTTCCAGGCCATCGGCAACGTGACGGTTCCGGTTGCCGCGCCCGGCGTGCTGGCGAACGACACGGACGCGGAGGGCAACTCGCTTTCCGCCGTCGCCGGGACGTACGCCACCACGGGGGGCGGAACGGTGACGCTGGCCGCGGATGGCGGGTTCAGCTACCTGAGCGCCGCCGGGTTCACGGGCGCAGACACCTTTGCGTACACGGTGACGGACGGGCAGGCGACCTCCACCGCCGTCGCCACGGTATCGTCCGCCTACCGCGTGTGGTACGTGGACAACAGCGCGGGCGTGGCGGGAGACGGGCGCGACGCCTCGCCCTTCGCGACGCTCAAGGCGGCGGAGAGCGCCTCGGCCGCGGGGGAGACGGTGTTCGTCCGCGGGGGGAACGGCGGCGCGGCGGGGTACGACGAGGGCTTCATCATGAAGGCGGGACAGTCGCTTACGGGCGAGGGAATCACCAGCCCCATCCAGGTGGTGCTCAACGGCGCCACGGTGACGCTGCTGGCCCCGGCGGGAACCCCCAACCTAGCCCGCGCGACCGCCGGGACGGGAATCCAGCTGGCGACGAACAACACGGTGCAGGGCGTGCGCGTCGCCACCAGCGATGGAGCGGGGATCGCGGGTGACGGCTTCGGGACGTTCACCGCGGCGCAGGTGTCGGTGGACGCCACCGGCGGCGCGGCGCTGGATCTGGAAAACGGGACGGCGGCGGCCGCGTTCGGCAGTGTGTCGTCCACCGGGAGCGGGGCGAACGGGCTGCGGCTGGTGAACGTGGGCGGGACGCTTTCCGCCACGGGCGGGCTGCTGACCGGGGCCGCGGGTCCCGCGGTGCTTGTCGCGGGCGGCAACGGGATCGTCACCTACGCAGGCGATGTCGTTTCCACGGTTCGCACCGCGCGCGTCGACGGGCGCACGGGCGGCGTGCTGACGCTCAGCGGCTCGCTGAACGACACCGGCGCGGGGATACTGGTGCAGGACAACGCGGCGGGGACCATCGCCTTCACCGGCGCCTCCAAGGTGATCAGCACCGGCGCCTCCACCGGAGTCACGCTGGCGGACAACGGTTCCGCTGCGATCCAGTTCGCCGGCGGCGGGCTGGCCATCACCACGACCAGCGGTGACGGCTTCCGCGCGACGGACGGCGGCGTAGTGACGGTGACCGGGGCGGGGAACGCCATCCTGACCTCCGCGGGAACGGCGCTGCGCGTGGTGGATGCCACGACGGGCGCGGCCGGGCTCAGCTTCCGCTCCATTGCCGCGGCCGATGGCGTAAACGGAATCGTGCTGCAGAACACCGGCGGCGCCAACACGCTGCAGGTGACGGGAACGGGATCGGCCGGCAGCGGCGGAACGATCCAGTCCATGAGCGGTGACGCGGTGCGGATGGAGAACGTGTCGGGCGTGTCGCTCGCGTCCGTCATCATCCGCGACAACCTGGGAAGCGGGATCGCGGGAGAAAACGTGAGCGGCTTCGCGCTCGCCGAATCCACCGTGCTGAACAACGGCGACAGCCCCGCCGCGGACGAGGCGGGGATCCGTTTCCACAACCTCCTCGGCTCGTCCTCCATCACCGGATCGTTCATCGGTGGATCCGTGGAAGACAACCTGCGCGTGGCCAACAGCTCCGGTGTGCTGAACCGGCTGACCCTGTCGTCCGCGACCTTTGCCGCGAACGCGGCGGCCACGGGCGGGGACGGCGTCTCCATCCTGGGCTCCGGCTCGGCCGTGGTGAACGTGACGGTGCAGAACAGCCAGTTCACCGGCGCACGCGTAAACCTGCTGCGGGTGGCGCTTTCCGGATCGGCGCAGGGGGACGTGGTGCTGGGCTCCAACAGCTTCGGCAACACCCATCCCGCCATCGTGCCCGGTGCGGGCGGGGTGGCACTGGAGACGGGCGGCGGCGCCGCGGCGCTGACGTACGACATCTCCGGAAACAGCTTCCGCGATGCCGTGGGATCGGCGCTGTCGGTTCAGGAGGGGGTGGGCACGGGCACCGTGTCCGGCGTCATCCGCGGCAACACGGTGGGCGTGGCCGGCTTCGCCAACTCGGGTTCGCAGCAGGGTTCTGGCATCAGCCTCACCTCGGTGGGCGCGGGATCGCACACGGTTGCCGTCACGGGCAACCAGGTGCGGCAGTACAACAACCAGGGTGTGCTGCTGCAGATCGGCGATGCGTCCGCTGGCGGAAACGGGACGCTGAACGCCACGGTGACCAGCAATGTGATCGCGGAGCCGGGCACCGCGCCCACCGCCAAGAACGGCATTCACCTGAACGCCGGGCTCATCACCAGCGACAATCCGCAGGTCTGCGTGGATCTGGGCGGCCCGGGGTCGCTGGCCAACGCCGTCACGGGCTCGGGATCGGGCGGGGCGGCGGGCACGGATCTGCGCCTGCGGCAGCGCTTTCTGACCACCGTGCGGCTGCCCGGATACGCGGGCGGCAACGCGGACAACGCGGCCGTGGTCGCCTTTGAGCAGGCGCGCAACGGCGGAACGCCCACCGGGCTCGCGCAGAACGCGGTGGCCACCGGTGGAGGCGGGTTCGTGGGCGGTGCGGGGTGCCCGCAGCCCTGA